The Sesamum indicum cultivar Zhongzhi No. 13 linkage group LG6, S_indicum_v1.0, whole genome shotgun sequence genome has a segment encoding these proteins:
- the LOC105165649 gene encoding mitochondrial inner membrane protease subunit 2 isoform X1, translated as MITPSTWLRYVVSKLEYSVSLTRKAYGRSEVADSDRLDTILKTVFVGRLTFLHRNKGEEMAPTIGTHGGTLLVRKIPDANPMRVYVGDVVVLKDPMNSDKYLVRRLAAVEGYEMASTDENDEPFVLEKDQCWVLADNENLKPKQEAYDSRTFGPVTMSDIVGRVIYCLRNAVDHGPVNNSRFSASQDSPVLEMELDVDEMAKNHKE; from the exons ATGATTACGCCCTCAACCTGGCTCCGCTACGTTGTCAGCAAACTCGAGTACTCCGTCTCTCTCACCCGGAAG GCCTATGGACGAAGCGAAGTCGCGGATTCTGACAGACTCGATACCATATTGAAAACTGTATTTGTAGGAAGGTTGACTTTCTTGCATCGGAACAAAGGAGAAGAGATGGCCCCAACAATTGGGACTCACGGTGGAACTCTTCTTGTTCGCAAAATTCCAGATGCAAATCCAAT GAGGGTTTATGTTGGAGATGTGGTAGTGCTGAAGGATCCTATGAACTCAGACAAATATCTTGTTCGGCGGCTCGCTGCTGTTGAAGGGTATGAGATGGCTTCTACTGATGAAAATGATGAACCTTTTGTCCTTGAAAAGGATCAATGCTGGGTATTAGCTgacaatgaaaatttgaaacccAAG CAGGAAGCCTACGACAGCAGAACATTTGGTCCAGTGACTATGTCCGACATAGTTGGTAGAGTCATATACTGCCTAAGAAATGCTGTGGATCATGGACCTGTAAATAATAG CCGTTTTAGCGCGAGCCAAGATTCACCCGTTCTAGAAATGGAACTTGATGTTGATGAGATggcaaaaaatcataaagaatAG
- the LOC105165649 gene encoding uncharacterized protein LOC105165649 isoform X2 has product MITPSTWLRYVVSKLEYSVSLTRKAYGRSEVADSDRLDTILKTVFVGRLTFLHRNKGEEMAPTIGTHGGTLLVRKIPDANPMRVYVGDVVVLKDPMNSDKYLVRRLAAVEGYEMASTDENDEPFVLEKDQCWVLADNENLKPKEAYDSRTFGPVTMSDIVGRVIYCLRNAVDHGPVNNSRFSASQDSPVLEMELDVDEMAKNHKE; this is encoded by the exons ATGATTACGCCCTCAACCTGGCTCCGCTACGTTGTCAGCAAACTCGAGTACTCCGTCTCTCTCACCCGGAAG GCCTATGGACGAAGCGAAGTCGCGGATTCTGACAGACTCGATACCATATTGAAAACTGTATTTGTAGGAAGGTTGACTTTCTTGCATCGGAACAAAGGAGAAGAGATGGCCCCAACAATTGGGACTCACGGTGGAACTCTTCTTGTTCGCAAAATTCCAGATGCAAATCCAAT GAGGGTTTATGTTGGAGATGTGGTAGTGCTGAAGGATCCTATGAACTCAGACAAATATCTTGTTCGGCGGCTCGCTGCTGTTGAAGGGTATGAGATGGCTTCTACTGATGAAAATGATGAACCTTTTGTCCTTGAAAAGGATCAATGCTGGGTATTAGCTgacaatgaaaatttgaaacccAAG GAAGCCTACGACAGCAGAACATTTGGTCCAGTGACTATGTCCGACATAGTTGGTAGAGTCATATACTGCCTAAGAAATGCTGTGGATCATGGACCTGTAAATAATAG CCGTTTTAGCGCGAGCCAAGATTCACCCGTTCTAGAAATGGAACTTGATGTTGATGAGATggcaaaaaatcataaagaatAG
- the LOC105165648 gene encoding structural maintenance of chromosomes protein 1, whose product MPSLPASGKILRLELENFKSYKGHQIIGPFYDFTAIIGPNGAGKSNLMDAISFVLGVRTGQLRGAQLRDLIYAFDDREKEQRGRRAHVMLVYQLPDGSEIEFTRSITTAGGSEYRIGDRVVNWDEYNAKLRSLGILVKARNFLVFQGDVESIASKNPKELTALIEHICGSEEYKRLYEELEVKKAEADEKAVLANQKKKTISGEKKQKKLQKEEAEKHLKLQEQLKSLKQEHYLWQLLNIERDIEKADEDLEVEKNGLREILHELDNYEAEARKKNKEQAGYLKEIQLCQRRIAEKQNRLDNQSELVRLKEEITRLTSKLKSTSKELSKKKEEKRRHLDEVVKLENDLRDVTKQLEELREKSQDAGGKLQLVDSELETYHQIKEEAGMKTAKLKDEKEVLDRQQNADIEAQKNLEENIQQLENRKQELELQEKQMQTRLKKILDAVGKHKEDLTRVRKEQREMKDKLVDSRRKYDMLKAKISDLDNQLRELKADRHENERDARLSQAVETLKRLFPGVHGRMTDLCRPTQKKYNLAVTVAMGRFMDAVVVEDEHTGKECIKYLKEQRLPPQTFIPLQSVRVKPVIEKLRTLGGTAKLVFDVIQFDRVLEKAILFAVGNTLVCDDLDEAKHLSWSGQRFKVVTTDGILLTKSGTMTGGTSGGMEARSHKWDDKKIEGLKKKKEDLETELEKLGSIREMQLKESEASGKISGLEKKIQYTEIEKKSIEDKLNKLKVEKRNIEDEIDRVKPELQKLENVITTRSSKILSLEKRINDIVDRIYKKFSESVGVKNIREYEENHLKAIEQIAAERFNLHNQQSKLKYQLEYEKKRDVGSRIAKLESTIANLKNALKEVEKKQNELKSALETANAEIEDLKEEVQEWKSKAEECEKDIQAWKKKISAATSNITKHNRQIKSKETLIEQLKLRKQEILEKCEMEQIQIPTLADPMDADSLSAEPVFDFSTLSRSLQQKSKPSEREKIEAEFSQKITSLISEIGRSTPNLKALDQYEAVLEKERAATKEWEAARDEQNGVTAEYNKVKQMRHELFMEAFNHISGNIDKIYNELTKSNTHSVGGMSSTHAVGGTAYLNLENPDEPYLYGIKYSAMPPTKRYRDMSQLSGGEKTVAALALLFSIHSFRPSPFFILDEVDAALDNLNVAKVASFIRSKSCGGARLDRFGSGFQSIVISLKDNFYDKAEALVGVYRDSDRGCSRTLTFDLTKYRES is encoded by the exons ATGCCGTCCCTGCCCGCCTCAGGCAAAATCCTCCGTCTGGAACTGGAGAATTTCAAATCCTACAAAGGCCACCAGATCATCGGCCCTTTCTACGACTTTACGGCCATAATCGGGCCCAATGGCGCCGGAAAGTCTAATCTAATGGATGCTATAAGTTTTGTCCTTGGTGTACGTACTGGTCAGCTCCGTGGAGCTCAGTTGCGTGACCTCATTTACGCGTTTGACGACCGCGAAAAGGAGCAGAGGGGACGTAGAGCGCACGTCATGCTTGTGTACCAACTGCCTGACGGGTCGGAGATTGAATTTACTCGGTCAATTACGACTGCTGGTGGCAGTGAGTACAGGATTGGGGACCGAGTTGTGAATTGGGATGAGTACAATGCGAAGTTGAGGTCACTTGGTATCCTTGTCAAAGCACGGAATTTCCTTGTCTTTCAG GGAGACGTGGAGTCTATTGCTTCTAAAAATCCTAAGGAACTGACAGCCCTTATTGAGCACATCTGTGGCTCTGAAGAATACAAGAGGCTGTATGAAGAGCTGGAAGTAAAAAAGGCTGAAGCTGATGAAAAGGCTGTGCTTGCTaatcagaaaaagaaaaccatttcAGGAGAGAAAAAGCAGAAGAAGCTGCAGAAAGAGGAGGCTGAAAAGCATCTCAAATTGCAAGAACAATTG AAATCCTTGAAGCAGGAACATTATCTTTGGCAGCTGCTGAATATAGAGAGAGATATTGAAAAAGCTGATGAGGACCTGGAAGTTGAAAAGAATGGTCTGAGAGAAATTTTGCATGAACTGGATAATTATGAAGCTGAagcaaggaaaaagaataaagaacaaGCTGGTTATTTAAAAGAGATTCAACTATGTCAGCGGAGGATTGCAGAGAAACAGAATAGACTTGATAAT CAATCTGAGCTTGTAAGGTTAAAGGAGGAGATAACTCGTTTAACATCAAAACTAAAAAGTACGAGTAAGGAGCTgagtaagaaaaaagaagaaaaaaggaggCACCTGGATGAGGTCGTGAAACTTGAGAATGACTTGAGGGATGTGACTAAGCAACTTGAAGAGTTGCGTGAAAAAAGCCAGGATGCTGGGGGGAAGCTTCAGTTAGTTGACAGTGAATTGGAGACATATCACCAGAT TAAAGAGGAGGCTGGTATGAAAACTGCAAAATTAAAGGACGAGAAAGAGGTTTTAGACAGACAACAAAATGCAGATATTGAAGCACAGAAGAATTTGGAAGAAAATATTCAGCAGTTGGAAAATCGAAAGCAGGAACTGGAATTGCAGGAGAAACAAATGCAAACTAGACtcaagaaaattcttgatGCGGTTGGAAAGCATAAGGAAGATCTCACGAGAGTGCGGAAGGAACAACGTGAGATGAAAGATAAGCTTGTAGACTCTAG GAGGAAATATGATATGTTGAAGGCAAAAATTAGTGATTTAGATAATCAGTTACGGGAATTGAAGGCTGATAGACATGAAAACGAGAGGGATGCCAGGTTGTCTCAGGCAGTTGAAACCCTCAAACGCCTCTTTCCTGGTGTTCATGGTCGCATGACTGATCTCTGTCGGCCAACACAAAAGAAGTATAACCTTGCTGTCACTGTTGCCATGGGCAGATTCATGGATGCAGTAGTAGTTGAGGATGAACATACAGGAAAGGAATGCATCAAG TATTTGAAAGAACAGAGGCTTCCCCCACAGACGTTTATACCTCTACAGTCAGTGCGCGTGAAGCCAGTTATAGAGAAGTTGCGCACCTTGGGTGGAACTGCGAAGCTGGTCTTTGATGTCATACA ATTCGACCGTGTGCTGGAAAAAGCTATTTTGTTTGCTGTTGGAAACACCTTGGTTTGTGATGATCTTGATGAAGCTAAGCATTTGAGCTGGAGCGGACAGAGATTCAAAG TTGTGACCACTGACGGGATCTTATTGACCAAATCTGGTACAATGACTGGTGGTACCAGTGGTGGTATGGAAGCACGTTCACATAAATGGGAtgacaagaaaattgaag GacttaagaagaaaaaagaagatcTGGAGACCGAATTGGAAAAGCTTGGGTCAATAAGAGAAATGCAGCTTAAGGAGTCTGAAGCATCTGGCAAAATTAGTGGCCTTGAAAAGAAGATTCAGTATACAGAAATTGAGAAG AAAAGTATTGAAGACAAACTGAATAAATTGAAGGTGGAGAAGCGCAATATTGAAGATGAAATTGACCGTGTTAAGCCTGAACTTCAAAAG TTGGAAAATGTTATCACCACAAGGTCATCAAAGATCCTATCACTAGAAAAGAGGATCAATGATATTGTTGACCGAATCTACAAGAAATTCAGCGAGTCTGTTGGTGTAAAAAACATTCGTGAATATGAAGAAAACCATCTGAAGGCGATTGAGCAGATAGCTGCAGAAAGATTCAACTTGCACAACCAGCAATCAAAGCTCAAATATCA GTTGGAGTATGAAAAGAAACGAGACGTGGGTTCACGTATTGCTAAGCTGGAATCCACAATTGCTAACTTAAAAAATGCTTTGAAAGAGGTAGAGAAAAAGCAGAATGAATTGAAGTCAGCACTAGAGACGGCAAATGCTGAGATTGAAGATTTAAAGGAAGAAGTACAAG AGTGGAAATCAAAAGCAGAGGAGTGCGAAAAGGATATCCAGGCATGGAAGAAAAAGATCTCTGCTGCTACATCAAATATTACCAAGCACAATCGTCAAATCAAGTCTAAG GAGACCTTGATAGAGCAACTAAAGTTGCGGAAGCAGGAGATACTGGAGAAGTGTGAAATGGAACAGATACAGATTCCAACACTTGCTGACCCCATGGATGCTGACTCATTATCTGCAGAGCCGGTTTTTGATTTTAGTACACTGAGTAGATCTCTTCAGCAGAAGTCAAAACCATCCGAAAGGGAGAAGATTGAAGCAGAATTCTCGCAGAAAATCACTTCCTTGATATCTGAAATTGGAAGAAGCACCCCCAATCTAAAGGCACTGGATCAGTATGAGGCTGTATTGGAGAAGGAAAGAGCTGCAACCAAAGAGTGGGAGGCAGCCAGAGATGAACAGAATGGAGTAACTGCTGAATACAACAAGGTTAAGCAGATGAG GCATGAATTATTTATGGAAGCTTTTAACCACATCTCGGGTAACATCGACAAAATATACAATGAACTCACAAAGAGCAATACGCACTCGGTCGGTGGGATGAGCAGTACCCATGCAGTGGGTGGAACTGCATATCTGAATTTGGAGAACCCAGATGAGCCATACCTGTATGGCATCAAGTACAGTGCCATGCCACCTACGAAGAGATATCGGGACATGTCACAACTATCTGGTGGTGAGAAGACTGTTGCGGCGCTTGCATTACTCTTCTCCATCCACAG TTTCAGGCCGTCgccattttttatattggatGAAGTGGATGCTGCATTAGATAACTTAAATGTTGCCAAGGTTGCTAGTTTTATCCGATCAAAATCTTGTGGAGGAGCAAGGCTGGACCGATTTGGATCTGGTTTTCAGAGCATCGTGATCTCGCTCAAGGATAATTTTTACGACAAAGCTGAAGCTTTGGTTGGTGTTTATCGGGATTCGGACAGAGG CTGCTCGCGGACATTGACCTTTGATTTGACAAAATACCGTGAATCATGA